Proteins encoded within one genomic window of Humulus lupulus chromosome 1, drHumLupu1.1, whole genome shotgun sequence:
- the LOC133786139 gene encoding uncharacterized protein LOC133786139, with protein MYKSTFKSTKMDINNIRRRRPSYRVIVFALVFSAVFIWSAKIVLDCKWRLSAWNLNTTRCHNSSETRREIDLPRGIVTRTSDLQMKPLWGPRIKKNPKVSTNLLAMAVGIKMKENVNTIVNKFLKSNFVVMLFHYDGNVSEWRDLEWSDRAIHVSAINQTKWWFAKRFMHPDIISDYSYIFLWDEDLGVEHFNVDRYMSIVKEEGLHISQPALDPTKSEIHHALTARVDKQRLHRKVYRTIGRWKCDENSTEPPCTGFVEMMAPVFSISSWRCAWHLIQNDLIYAWGVDFVLGYCAQGDRTKNVGIIDSEYLIHYGLPTLGGSTPDKVQAETETQARARTQTGNQTRAQSPKQHDIRYEVRKLSYAELEIFKNRWKKAVKEDEVWSSRQANIADTYTNSYKVVIL; from the exons ATGTACAAGTCAACTTTC AAATCTACAAAGATGGATATTAATAATATTAGACGACGGAGACCATCTTATCGTGTTATCGTTTTTGCCCTGGTGTTTTCTGCCGTTTTTATTTGGAGTGCGAAAATTGTCTTGGATTGTAAATGG AGGCTTTCAGCGTGGAATCTCAATACTACCAGGTGTCACAATTCTTCTGAG ACAAGAAGGGAAATCGATTTGCCTAGAGGCATAGTCACCAGGACTTCTGATTTGCAAATGAAACCATTGTGGGGTCCCAGAATTAAAAAG AACCCCAAAGTATCAACAAACTTGCTGGCAATGGCAGTGGGAATTAAAATGAAAGAAAACGTTAATACAATTGTCAACAAG TTCCTAAAGAGTAATTTCGTTGTGATGCTATTTCATTATGATGGAAATGTAAGTGAATGGAGAGACTTGGAATGGAGTGATCGAGCCATACATGTCTCTGCTATAAATCAAACTAAATG GTGGTTTGCAAAGCGTTTCATGCATCCAGACATTATTTCAGACTATTCTTACATATTCCTATGGGATGAAGACCTTGGAGTTGAACATTTCAATGTTGACAG ATATATGTCTATCGTTAAAGAAGAAggactacatatatcacaacCAGCCCTTGACCCTACTAAGTCTGAAATACATCATGCACTCACAGCAAGAGTCGATAAACAGAGATTACACAg AAAAGTGTACAGAACAATTGGACGATGGAAGTGTGACGAAAATAGTACAGAGCCTCCATGTACAGG GTTTGTAGAGATGATGGCTCCCGTTTTCTCAATTTCCTCTTGGCGTTGTGCTTGGCATTTAATTCAG AATGACTTGATTTATGCATGGGGAGTGGACTTCGTTCTTGGTTATTGCGCACAG GGTGATAGAACCAAGAACGTTGGAATTATAGATTCTGAGTACTTGATTCATTATGGTCTTCCTACACTAGGGGGCTCAACACCAGACAAG GTGCAAGCAGAAACAGAAACACAAGCACGAGCACGAACACAAACAGGAAACCAAACGCGAGCACAGTCTCCGAAACAACATGATATTCGATATGAG GTGAGAAAGCTGTCATATGCTGAATTAGAGATATTCAAAAACAGATGGAAAAAGGCAGTTAAAGAGGATGAGGTCTGGAGTAGTAGACAAGCAAATATTGCAGATACATATACCAACTCATACAAAGTTGTAATTCTTTGA
- the LOC133786146 gene encoding uncharacterized protein LOC133786146, whose translation MAIPSHHYNLLLPTPIPASLSTSRKTIKYPLKFSCRASSSKDDKQEDYLIDAPVSVGDGFSFSGGKYSDGQSPSDEWFKQGKIVKAHPVGGSGGKAKDPIFGLAMGSTSQVAPDVFRWFCVQSGSADNPSVILVHGFPSQAYSYRKVLPILSKDFHPIAFDWLGFGFSDKPQRGYGFDYTLDEYVSSLESFINEVADNKVSIVVQGYFAPVVVKYAKSHQEKINDIILINPPLTEKHSNLPSTLSIFSNFLLGEIFSQDPLRASDKALKSSGPYKIKEDDLMVYRGPYLTSGSSGFALNAISRTMKKELKKSVEEMRTILLDKSWKVQTTVCWGQRDRWLTFDGVEDFCKESQQKLIQIPNAGHHVQEDCGEELGKIISGIIRKKSSIL comes from the exons ATGGCTATTCCTTCTCATCACTACAATCTTCTTCTTCCAACACCCATTCCAGCTTCCTTGTCAACCTCTCGAAAGACCATCAAATACCCTCTAAAGTTTAGTTGCAGAGCCTCCAGCAGCAAAGATGATAAGCAGGAAGATTATCTGATAGATGCTCCTGTATCTGTTGGTGATGGTTTCTCTTTCAGTGGAG GAAAATATTCCGATGGACAAAGCCCTTCAGATGAATGGTTCAAGCAAGGAAAAATTGTGAAAGCTCATCCTGTTGGTGGTTCTGGTGGGAAGGCAAAAGACCCAATTTTTGGACTTGCAATGGGTTCCACTTCTCAAGTTGCACCTGATGTTTTCAG ATGGTTTTGCGTTCAATCTGGAAGTGCTGATAATCCTTCGGTTATATTAGTTCATGGTTTCCCTTCCCAG GCCTACTCTTATCGCAAAGTTCTTCCCATACTTTCTAAAGACTTCCATCCAATTGCTTTTGATTGGCTAG GGTTTGGATTTTCTGATAAACCTCAACGTGGATATGGATTTGACTACACTCTGGATG AGTATGTATCGTCCTTGGAATCATTTATCAATGAAGTTGCAGATAATAAAGTCTCCATAGTCGTTCAG GGATACTTTGCACCAGTAGTTGTTAAGTACGCTAAAAGTCATCAGGAAAAAATTAATGACATAATACTCATCAATCCGCCG CTAACAGAAAAGCATTCCAATCTTCCATCAACATTGTCCATATTCAGCAATTTTTTATTAGGAGAAATATTTTCACAG GATCCTTTAAGGGCTAGTGACAAAGCCTTGAAAAGCAGTGGTCCGTACAAAATTAAAGAAGATGATTTAATGGTTTATAGAGGACCTTACCTCACATCTGGTTCCTCAGGGTTTGCATTAAATGCAATTAGCAGGACCATGAAGAAAGAACTGAAG AAAAGTGTGGAAGAAATGAGGACAATACTACTTGACAAGAGTTGGAAAGTTCAGACGACTGTATGCTGGGGACAAAGAGATCGCTGGTTAACCTTCGATGGAGTTGAAGATTTCTGCAAAGAGTCACAGCAGAAGCTTATCCAGATTCCAAAT GCAGGACACCATGTACAGGAAGATTGTGGTGAGGAACTCGGAAAAATAATTTCTGGGATTATTCGCAAAAAGAGCTCAATTTTAtga
- the LOC133786131 gene encoding photosystem I reaction center subunit XI, chloroplastic-like: MAAVTSSMAASQLKNNNITRTRSFTRELFHSPKGISGSPLRHFPTSNSNNKRLPNSFTVKAIQSEKPTYQVIQPINGDPFIGSLETPVTSSPLIAWYLSNLPAYRTAVNPLLRGVEVGLAHGFLLVGPFVKTGPLRNTAIAGQAGSLAAGGLIVILSICLTMYGTASFKEGEPSTAPALTLTGRKKEPDQLQTADGWAKFTGGFFFGGISGVIWAYYLLYVLDLPYYVK; encoded by the exons atggctGCCGTGACTTCTTCTATGGCTGCTAGTCAGCTCAAGAACAACAACATTACTCGGACTCGGTCCTTCACTAGGGAGCTGTTTCACTCTCCAAAGGGCATCTCTGGATCTCCACTTAGACACTTTCCCACCTCCAACTCCAACAACAAACGTCTTCCTAATTCTTTCACTGTAAAAGCCATTCAATCTGAAAAg CCAACTTACCAAGTGATCCAACCAATCAATGGTGACCCCTTCATCGGAAGCCTAGAGACTCCGGTGACATCAAGCCCATTGATCGCATGGTACCTCTCCAACCTGCCAGCCTACCGTACAGCAGTGAACCCGCTTCTCAGGGGAGTGGAGGTTGGGCTGGCCCACGGGTTTCTCCTAGTGGGCCCATTTGTAAAGACCGGCCCACTCAGGAACACGGCCATTGCGGGTCAAGCCGGGTCCTTGGCCGCGGGAGGGCTTATTGTGATACTCAGCATTTGCTTGACCATGTACGGAACGGCGTCGTTTAAGGAAGGTGAGCCCTCCACCGCTCCTGCGTTGACTTTGACCGGGCGGAAGAAGGAGCCGGACCAGCTTCAGACTGCAGATGGATGGGCCAAGTTCACGGGTGGGTTTTTCTTTGGTGGGATTTCTGGTGTCATTTGGGCCTATTACCTTCTCTATGTTCTGGACCTTCCTTACTATGTCAAGTAA